One region of Marispirochaeta aestuarii genomic DNA includes:
- a CDS encoding DctP family TRAP transporter solute-binding subunit, producing the protein MQKKISKVFLGILALSIIMMSALVVGCADDSAAEAKAAMEAKKTEAAEPAQEKKSVPENLTKALPDAKYVMRMAYTDAGTWPAMGEKPQAEHAYALLFKSVVESMSNGVASVELYPGGTLAQSKAATEMVQNGTLEIAITTGTIAGFYPAMQVFSLPYAFRSDEVAWRVFDESDFWKDMVADMAEKSNLLVLGMGQNGTRHFTNSKKVIKSPADMKGMKFRVMPSPIFSKMVEALGATAMPLAHNEIYTACQTGVVDGQENPVWNIAANKWYEVQDYMTLDGHVWSENMVVINNDYFNELPADIQQIIKVAALQGQWADRVSEALASKITDFSVLNANMDIYSPTANEMGQFKAAVEPVKEWLKGEVGAQVVDDFYAAIAEAEKEIGY; encoded by the coding sequence ATGCAAAAGAAGATCAGCAAAGTATTCCTTGGCATTCTTGCCCTCAGTATTATCATGATGAGCGCACTGGTTGTCGGTTGCGCCGATGACTCTGCCGCCGAAGCAAAAGCTGCCATGGAGGCAAAGAAAACAGAAGCGGCTGAACCCGCCCAGGAAAAAAAGAGTGTACCCGAGAATCTGACCAAGGCTCTGCCCGATGCCAAGTACGTTATGCGTATGGCCTACACCGATGCCGGCACCTGGCCTGCAATGGGAGAAAAACCTCAGGCAGAACACGCCTACGCACTTCTTTTCAAAAGTGTCGTAGAGAGCATGTCCAACGGAGTAGCGTCGGTTGAACTGTATCCCGGCGGAACCCTGGCGCAGAGTAAGGCTGCCACTGAAATGGTTCAGAACGGAACCCTGGAAATCGCCATTACCACCGGAACCATTGCAGGTTTCTACCCGGCGATGCAGGTTTTCAGCCTTCCCTACGCCTTCCGCTCCGATGAGGTGGCCTGGAGAGTTTTCGATGAGAGCGACTTCTGGAAAGACATGGTTGCTGATATGGCAGAAAAATCCAACCTGCTCGTTCTCGGGATGGGTCAGAACGGAACCCGGCACTTTACCAACAGTAAAAAGGTCATCAAGTCTCCTGCAGACATGAAGGGAATGAAGTTCCGCGTAATGCCTTCCCCCATTTTCAGCAAGATGGTCGAAGCCCTCGGAGCTACCGCCATGCCCCTGGCTCATAACGAGATTTACACCGCCTGTCAGACCGGTGTTGTTGACGGACAGGAAAACCCCGTATGGAACATCGCTGCCAACAAATGGTACGAAGTGCAGGATTACATGACCCTCGATGGTCACGTGTGGAGTGAAAACATGGTTGTAATCAACAACGATTACTTCAACGAACTCCCCGCTGATATTCAGCAGATCATCAAAGTTGCCGCCCTTCAGGGTCAGTGGGCCGACCGGGTATCCGAAGCCCTGGCAAGCAAGATTACCGATTTCAGCGTCCTGAACGCAAACATGGACATCTACTCTCCCACCGCGAACGAGATGGGACAGTTCAAGGCAGCGGTTGAACCGGTAAAGGAATGGCTCAAAGGCGAAGTCGGTGCCCAGGTGGTAGACGATTTCTATGCCGCAATTGCCGAAGCCGAAAAAGAAATCGGATACTGA
- a CDS encoding TRAP transporter small permease, producing the protein MGSLQAVKAVQVLFKKMSELCEKIGITISIVYGVSVFLIVFSGVLLRTGFTLQAHLGLNIVRPFPWSEELARWLLVGLAMLSASVGFKRKEHIGIELVVDLFPPVLKRAVAIITDITVLIFMAICLYSSYIVALQAANQTGDVIPYSMLWVKMNIPLGFAFMIIHALSHMISQFFPEESE; encoded by the coding sequence ATGGGCAGTTTACAAGCAGTAAAAGCCGTTCAGGTACTCTTTAAAAAAATGAGCGAACTATGCGAGAAGATTGGAATTACCATCAGCATCGTTTATGGGGTTTCGGTTTTTCTTATTGTTTTTTCCGGTGTCCTTCTTCGAACCGGGTTCACCCTTCAGGCACACCTGGGACTGAATATAGTACGCCCCTTTCCCTGGAGCGAGGAGCTTGCCCGCTGGCTTCTGGTGGGTCTCGCGATGTTAAGCGCCAGCGTAGGATTCAAACGCAAGGAACACATAGGAATTGAACTTGTTGTTGATCTGTTTCCACCGGTACTCAAACGGGCTGTTGCGATTATCACAGATATCACGGTCCTTATTTTCATGGCCATCTGTCTCTATTCTTCGTATATCGTTGCACTTCAGGCTGCAAATCAGACAGGCGACGTAATCCCCTATTCCATGCTCTGGGTTAAAATGAACATTCCCCTGGGATTTGCCTTTATGATAATCCATGCTTTATCGCATATGATATCCCAATTCTTCCCGGAGGAGAGTGAATAG